A stretch of the Malus sylvestris chromosome 10, drMalSylv7.2, whole genome shotgun sequence genome encodes the following:
- the LOC126587767 gene encoding protein JINGUBANG-like produces the protein MRNERGGGTMVAERNVPHHHRPKFGALLHSSDPSLTSPTSTNETNNNYNSHHNDYSTRRSSASATSPRYYDNSTQGGSSTEGSPYVMSPWNPATASPYNKSPWITPSSLNPLDENFPLNGLIGSLVREEGHIYSLAVKGDLLYTGSDSRNIRVWKNLKDFTGFKSKSGLIKAIVTSGERIFTGHQDGKIRVWKLSEKNPSNYRRVGSLPTMKDFIRSSMKPKNYVEVRRHRSVVRIRHFDAVSCMSMNEEQGLLYSGSWDKSFKVWRIADSKCLESVAAHEDAVNSVVVGFESLVFTGSADGTVKVWRRELQGKGTSHVLVQTLLKQENAVTALAVNKEAAVVYCGSSNGLVNYWERAKHLSHGGVLRGHKLAVLCLSSAGNLVFSGSADKNICIWRREEGGAHTCLSVLTGHTGPVKCLTVVEDHGSENKAGQGWVLYSGSLDRSVKVWRVSEDAPDLRQIRASVKDASIRQEAARLHY, from the coding sequence ATGAGAAACGAAAGAGGAGGAGGCACCATGGTAGCAGAACGCAATGTCCCCCACCACCACAGGCCGAAATTCGGAGCCCTTTTGCATTCCTCCGACCCGTCCTTGACGTCTCCGACAAGCACCAACGAGACCAACAATAACTACAACAGCCACCATAATGATTACTCAACACGGCGTAGCAGTGCCTCGGCGACAAGTCCTCGGTACTACGACAATAGTACCCAAGGCGGCAGCAGCACCGAGGGTTCACCCTATGTCATGTCCCCATGGAACCCTGCGACGGCGTCACCCTACAATAAGTCCCCGTGGATAACGCCGTCGTCGTTGAATCCGCTGGACGAGAACTTCCCTTTAAACGGACTCATTGGATCATTAGTCCGGGAAGAAGGCCACATATATTCGCTGGCTGTCAAAGGAGACTTGCTCTATACCGGGTCGGATAGCAGGAACATTCGTGTCTGGAAGAACTTGAAGGATTTTACGGGTTTCAAATCGAAGAGCGGGTTGATCAAAGCCATCGTAACTTCCGGCGAGAGGATATTCACCGGTCATCAGGATGGTAAGATCCGAGTCTGGAAGCTTTCCGAGAAAAATCCAAGCAATTACAGACGGGTTGGGAGCTTGCCAACTATGAAAGATTTTATTCGGAGTTCCATGAAGCCGAAAAACTACGTGGAGGTCCGGAGACACCGCAGCGTTGTTCGAATCAGACACTTCGATGCAGTGTCTTGCATGAGCATGAACGAAGAACAAGGGCTTCTTTATTCAGGGTCGTGGGATAAGTCTTTCAAGGTTTGGAGAATTGCTGATTCCAAATGCTTGGAGTCGGTCGCAGCTCACGAGGACGCAGTAAACAGTGTCGTCGTGGGTTTCGAGTCATTGGTGTTCACCGGCTCGGCGGACGGGACTGTGAAGGTGTGGAGGAGGGAGTTGCAAGGGAAGGGAACTTCGCATGTGTTGGTTCAGACGTTGTTGAAGCAAGAGAACGCGGTGACGGCATTGGCAGTGAACAAGGAGGCCGCGGTTGTCTATTGTGGATCATCAAATGGGTTGGTCAATTATTGGGAGCGCGCGAAGCACTTGTCCCATGGCGGAGTTTTGCGCGGCCATAAACTTGCCGTGCTGTGCTTGTCCTCAGCGGGAAACTTGGTTTTCAGCGGATCCGCGGACAAGAACATTTGCATATGGAGGAGGGAAGAAGGTGGGGCGCACACCTGCTTGTCTGTCTTGACAGGCCACACAGGACCCGTCAAATGCTTAACCGTGGTGGAAGATCACGGCTCCGAGAACAAGGCAGGTCAGGGTTGGGTGTTGTACAGTGGCAGCCTTGACCGGTCCGTAAAGGTGTGGCGCGTGTCCGAGGACGCTCCGGACTTGAGGCAAATACGGGCGTCGGTGAAGGACGCTTCGATAAGGCAGGAAGCCGCTCGGCTCCACTATTGA
- the LOC126587765 gene encoding extra-large guanine nucleotide-binding protein 1-like has product MACVMRKLSSAMAASGGGGGVDPVDFSTELEFSFADEYKGPPVGYVIPNAVPVDIHHIPTAAPVSSGSLLNNSSLPVIQPIAKSNKKPKKESKLAIEAKFGKEIVSSDSVTPAELEISKGEKGVSTLSDKVESSGDLAFSGSLSGSSKGVLELPDDGPEAQGFQNDMSPGDWGSSESGSSSQSLSSEVFSGREEADADEIPHHVKRPSAVTFRDPDSNDIVQEEEYDLSDGEEDVQVRPTVERNGKKGSCYRCGKGNRLTEKEVCIVCGAKYCYNCVLRAMGSMPEGRKCITCISFEIDESRRRKLGKCSRMLKRLLTKSEVELIMKAEISCQANQLPGNLIFVNDEHLSQEELVRLQSCRNPPKKLKPGCYWYDKVSGFWGKEGHRPCQIISPHLNVRGHIRQNASNGDTNILINGREITKLEAFMLKLAGVPCEGNLHYWVSADGSYQEEGMKQVKGKIWDKTTIKLVCNILSLPIPSDSANLSTEEVNTQNTFEEKMLNKIVLVGHHKSGTSTIFKQAKILYNVPFSEDERQSIKLMIQSRLYSYLGILLEGREWFEEESLIEKRKGKGHLLDEPGPSGNTSQLDDKTKYSIGPRLKAFSDWLLKSMVSGNLEAIFPAATREYAPFVEDLWKDPAIQATYDRRNEIQTLPRPAAYFLNRAVEISRTDYEPSDMDILYAEGITSSNSLTSMEFSIPPSAGNSNLDPPYQHDPSLRYQLIRVHQSSLGGNCKLVEMFEDVNMVAFCVSLTDYDEFYTDVNGVSINKMMASKQLFENIVTHRAFDQKNFLLILNKFDLLEEKIDEVPLTRCEWFNDFNPVPSQNPSSSHNNSNNPTLAHRAFQYIAVKFKRLFHSLTDRKLFVSLVTALESDTVDEALRYASEILKLEEEVPRLINEFSSASIEASSSA; this is encoded by the exons ATGGCGTGTGTGATGAGAAAATTGAGTTCTGCTATGGCCGCTTCTGGTGGGGGCGGCGGCGTCGATCCCGTAGATTTTAGCACGGAGTTGGAGTTTTCGTTTGCCGATGAATACAAGGGTCCTCCGGTAGGTTATGTTATCCCAAATGCAGTTCCGGTTGATATTCACCACATCCCAACTGCTGCTCCGGTTTCTTCAGGCTCTCTCTTGAACAATTCGTCCCTCCCTGTTATTCAACCGATTGCGAAATCTAACAAGAAACCGAAAAAAGAGTCGAAACTTGCAATTGAAGCAAAGTTTGGAAAGGAAATTGTTTCTTCCGATTCAGTAACTCCTGCTGAATTGGAAATTAGCAAAGGCGAAAAGGGTGTGTCGACTTTATCAGATAAAGTCGAAAGCTCTGGGGATTTGGCGTTTTCTGGCAGTCTGTCTGGAAGTTCAAAGGGTGTGCTTGAACTACCTGATGATGGTCCAGAAGCTCAAGGTTTTCAGAATGATATGAGCCCCGGTGATTGGGGTTCATCAGAGTCTGGTTCGAGTTCACAGAGTCTTTCCTCTGAGGTTTTTTCTGGTAGAGAGGAAGCTGATGCGGATGAAATTCCTCACCATGTCAAAAGACCATCAGCTGTGACATTCCGTGATCCTGACTCGAATGACATTGTTCAGGAAGAAGAGTATGATCTTTCTGATGGGGAAGAAGATGTGCAAGTGAGGCCTACAGTTGAGAGAAATGGGAAGAAAGGGTCGTGCTATCGATGTGGGAAAGGAAACAGACTCACGGAGAAGGAGGTTTGCATTGTTTGTGGTGCTAAGTATTGCTATAATTGTGTGCTGAGAGCAATGGGGTCAATGCCGGAAGGAAGAAAATGTATTACTTGCATTAGTTTTGAAATTGACGAGTCAAGGCGAAGGAAGCTGGGCAAGTGTTCTAGGATGCTCAAGCGGCTTCTCACTAAATCGGAAGTTGAACTGATAATGAAAGCCGAGATATCTTGCCAAGCAAATCAACTGCCAGGCAATCTTATTTTTGTGAACGACGAACATCTATCGCAGGAAGAGCTGGTTCGATTGCAAAGTTGCCGAAACCCGCCAAAAAAGTTAAAACCAGGATGCTATTGGTATGATAAAGTATCTGGTTTTTGGGGAAAG GAAGGGCATAGGCCTTGCCAAATAATTAGCCCTCACTTGAATGTGCGAGGTCACATAAGGCAAAATGCTAGTAACGGGGATACAAATATATTGATAAACGGTCGGGAGATCACTAAGTTAGAGGCCTTCATGCTGAAG TTGGCTGGAGTGCCATGTGAAGGAAATCTTCACTACTGGGTGAGTGCAGATGGGTCGTATCAGGAAGAAGGAATGAAGCAAGTAAAAGGAAAGATATGGGACAAG ACTACAATAAAGCTGGTTTGTAACATCTTGTCTTTGCCAATTCCTTCTGATTCTGCAAATCTTTCGACAGAAGAAGTGAACACCCAGAATACCTTTGAAGAGAAAATGCTTAACAAAATTGTTCTAGTTGGACATCATAAATCTGGTACAAGCACTATATTTAAACAG GCCAAGATTTTGTACAATGTTCCTTTCTCTGAAGATGAACGGCAAAGTATTAAGTTGATGATACAGAGCAGATTGTACAGTTATCTCGGTATACTGCTTGAAGGACGTGAGTGGTTTGAAGAAGAAAGTTTGATTgagaagagaaaaggaaaaggacaCCTTCTGGATGAACCAGGCCCGTCAG GAAATACAAGCCAGCTTGACGATAAAACGAAATATTCCATTGGTCCAAGACTGAAAGCTTTTTCTGATTGGCTCCTCAAATCTATGGTATCTGGTAATCTGGAAGCCATATTTCCAGCAGCTACTCGTGAATATGCACCATTTGTTGAGGATTTGTGGAAGGATCCTGCTATTCAAGCCACATACGACCGGAGGAATGAAATACAAACGCTGCCCAGACCAGCTGCATATTTTCTTAATCGG GCCGTTGAGATTTCAAGGACAGATTATGAGCCCTCAGACATGGACATCTTGTATGCTGAGGGAATCACCTCATCCAATAGCCTTACGAGCATGGAATTTTCGATTCCCCCATCAGCAGGAAACAGCAATCTGGACCCTCCTTATCAGCATGACCCTTCGTTAAG GTACCAACTAATTAGAGTGCATCAGAGCAGCCTTGGAGGAAACTGCAAGTTGGTCGAGATGTTTGAAGATGTTAATATGGTCGCATTTTGTGTTTCATTGACAGACTACGATGAGTTTTATACAGATGTTAATGGGGTTTCCATAAACAAGATGATGGCAAGTAAGCAGCTATTTGAAAATATTGTTACTCATCGGgcctttgaccaaaaaaactTCCTTCTGATACTCAACAAGTTTGATCTTCTGGAAGAAAAGATTGACGAAGTCCCTCTCACTCGATGCGAATGGTTTAATGATTTCAATCCAGTACCCAGCCAGAATCCCAGCAGTAGCCACAATAACAGCAATAACCCCACGTTGGCTCACCGAGCCTTTCAGTATATTGCAGTGAAGTTCAAAAGGCTCTTTCATTCTCTAACAGATAGGAAGTTGTTTGTTTCACTGGTTACAGCGCTAGAGTCTGATACTGTAGATGAAGCTCTTAGATATGCTAGTGAGATTCTAAAATTGGAAGAAGAGGTACCCAGATTAATTAACGAGTTCTCTTCTGCTAGCATCGAGGCCAGTTCTTCTGCTTAA
- the LOC126587768 gene encoding uncharacterized protein LOC126587768: MEHTVQESDPGSRHEGKGKERAGSVPWKDLRVATRPKDFGDINNCLAGRRFAFDELGEPLAKDESDCDRMLKLSSYVMAEYHDRLQEVERYKAKLKENKQLVDEARRNKGLLTQALQLKDETMESLKRRNGENLRLKKLLEATKKQLEVATLEVSKVRGELDGALVEISELEKSIPTEREAAVQEYLSSSTFHLAIKPYCAQEARFEKRKWMAVLDRYDDESILRKYHEDIDEHHRKGETFVLAVDPSSEDESDNEGSADAQTQHGEEDLGDAEDDGRTRSDTARGSASDENE, translated from the exons atggagcacactgtccaggaaagtgatcctggttcccgccatgaggggaaaggcaaggaaagagctggcagtgtcccgtggaaggacttgagggttgccacgcggccaaaggattttggggatatcaacaattgcttggcagggcgtcgattcgccttcgatgagctcggagagcccttagctaaggatgaatcggattgcgaccggatgttgaagctgtcttcatat gtcatggccgagtatcacgacagactgcaagaggttgagcggtacaaggcaaaactgaaggagaataagcagcttgtggacgaggcccgaaggaataagggacttttgactcaggctctccaactgaaggacgaaaccatggagagcttgaaaaggcgaaatggtgagaacctaaggcttaagaaattgCTTGAGGCAACTAAAAAACAGTTGGAGGTAGCTACCTTGGAGGTATCCAAGGTTAggggagaattggatggtgccttagttgagatttctgaactggagaagagcattccaactgaaagggaggctgctgtgcaagaatacttaagttcttcgacctttcatcttgctattaaaccctactgtgctcaagaagctcgctttgaaaaaaggaaatggatggccgtccttgatcgttatgatgatgagagcattcttcgaaaataccacgaagatatagatgagcatcatcgaaagggcgagacatttgtccttgctgttgatcctagcagcgaagatgagtctgataatgaaggtagtgctgatgcacagactcagcatggtgaagaggatcttggggatgcagaggatgatggtaggacgcggagtgatactgccaggggttcggcttcagatgagaatgaatag